One part of the Deinococcus humi genome encodes these proteins:
- the rpmB gene encoding 50S ribosomal protein L28, translating to MSRECYLTGKKNLVVNRVIRRGRARAAGGVGRKVTGVSRRVQKANLQKRTIREHGVTKTVWLSAHALRTLVRGGFPQVELM from the coding sequence ATGAGCCGTGAATGTTATCTGACAGGCAAGAAGAATCTGGTGGTCAACCGTGTGATCCGTCGTGGCAGGGCGCGGGCGGCGGGCGGCGTGGGCCGCAAGGTCACCGGTGTCAGCAGGCGGGTGCAGAAGGCCAACCTGCAAAAACGCACCATCCGCGAGCACGGCGTGACCAAGACGGTCTGGCTCAGCGCCCACGCCTTGCGCACCCTGGTGCGCGGTGGCTTTCCTCAAGTGGAATTGATGTGA